A window of the Phalacrocorax aristotelis chromosome 9, bGulAri2.1, whole genome shotgun sequence genome harbors these coding sequences:
- the ISM2 gene encoding isthmin-2 isoform X2: MPLMRGKVVLILGFVFLTFLAAVRGLPVRKQRTNSPKERGSKLAEVSASSDPRSVGDEELPLSGKAWGLRRSGQAGPRRHRRRGVAQQAQQAARSPAVPQPSSAGREENLPFMLDLQSLPGLANVDLSAQNPNIQVTIEVVDDPQAEMEMDLLKETSNDWSLMSSEWLSHKDLFWPLFWEYTDPTEEEEEEEEEEEDEEEEEEEEEEDDNLDGGDREEEEEEEEEDYTAEYEEEESILSGVGGDWDQQWPGQKNWIFKEKYNYDYEDEEEWSPWSPCSITCGSGNQKRTRSCGYACTATESRTCDLPRCPEGEMVFPTEEAPFKSDNTTELFNSEVDSCEKWLNCKSDFLTKYLSKVLTDLPSCPCSYPLEAVYSAVNLRDEQQGKSFRWRDASGPKERLDIYKPTARFCLRSMLSLDSTTLAAQHCCYDEHTHLITRGKGAGVPNLISTEFSPELHYKVDMLPWILCKGDWSRYHAVRPPNNGRRCADNPTEEEYLSQLQEAKEY; this comes from the exons GTCTCCGCATCATCCGACCCGCGTTCAGTGGGGGACGAGGAGCTACCGCTGTCAGGCAAGGCGTGGGGGCTGAGGCGGAGCGGGCAGGCTGGCCCACGGCGGCACAGGCGCCGCGGGGTGGCTCAGCAGGCTCAGCAGGCTGCCAGGAGCCCGGCagtgccccagcccagcagcgcTGGCCGGGAGGAGAACCTGCCCTTCATGCTGGACCTGCAGAGCTTACCAGGGCTAGCCAACGTAGACCTGAGTGCACAGAACCCAAATATCCAG GTGACCATCGAAGTGGTGGATGATCCTCAGGCTGAGATGGAGATGGACTTGTTGAAGGAGACAAGCAATGACTGGTCTCTGATGTCCTCTGAGTGGTTGTCCCACAAGGACCTCTTCTGGCCCCTCTTCTGGGAATACACTGACCCtactgaggaggaggaagaggaggaggaagaagaagaagacgaggaggaggaggaagaggaggaggaagaggatgacaaCCTGGACggaggggacagggaggaggaagaggaagaggaggaggaagattaCACAGCAGAGTATGAGGAGGAGGAGTCCATACTCAGTGGAGTGGGAGGTGACTGGGACCAGCAGTGGCCCGGGCAGAAGAACTggatctttaaagaaaaatataattacg ACTATGAAGATGAGGAGGAGTGGAGCCCGTGGTCCCCTTGCAGCATCACCTGTGGCAGTGGCAACCAGAAGAGGACCCGGTCCTGTGGCTATGCCTGCACAGCGACGGAGTCAAGGACCTGTGACCTGCCACGCTGCCCTG agggggaaatGGTCTTCCCCACAGAGGAGGCACCTTTCAAAAGTGACAACACCACGGAGCTGTTCAACTCAG AGGTGGACAGCTGTGAGAAGTGGCTGAACTGCAAGAGTGACTTCCTCACAAAGTACCTGAGCAAGGTGCTGACAGAcctgcccagctgcccctgctcctACCCACTGGAGGCTGTCTACAGTGCCGTCAACCTGCGGGATGAGCAGCAGGGCAAGAGCTTCCGATGGCGGGACGCCAGTGGCCCTAAGGAGCGCCTGGACATCTACAAGCCAACGGCACGCTTCTGCCTGCGTTCCATGCTCTCCCTTGACAGCACCACCCTGgctgcccagcactgctgctaTGACGAGCACACCCATCTCATCACCCGTGGCAAGGGGGCTGGTGTCCCCAACCTCATCAGCACAGAATTCTCCCCAGAGCTGCACTACAAGGTGGACATGCTGCCCTGGATCCTCTGCAAAGGTGACTGGAGCCGCTACCATGCCGTCCGGCCCCCCAACAACGGGAGGCGGTGTGCAGACAACCCCACTGAGGAGGAGTacctctcccagctgcaggaggccAAGGAGTACTAG
- the ISM2 gene encoding isthmin-2 isoform X1, with protein MPLMRGKVVLILGFVFLTFLAAVRGLPVRKQRTNSPKERGSKLAEVSASSDPRSVGDEELPLSGKAWGLRRSGQAGPRRHRRRGVAQQAQQAARSPAVPQPSSAGREENLPFMLDLQSLPGLANVDLSAQNPNIQVTIEVVDDPQAEMEMDLLKETSNDWSLMSSEWLSHKDLFWPLFWEYTDPTEEEEEEEEEEEDEEEEEEEEEEDDNLDGGDREEEEEEEEEDYTAEYEEEESILSGVGGDWDQQWPGQKNWIFKEKYNYDYEDEEEWSPWSPCSITCGSGNQKRTRSCGYACTATESRTCDLPRCPGAEGEMVFPTEEAPFKSDNTTELFNSEVDSCEKWLNCKSDFLTKYLSKVLTDLPSCPCSYPLEAVYSAVNLRDEQQGKSFRWRDASGPKERLDIYKPTARFCLRSMLSLDSTTLAAQHCCYDEHTHLITRGKGAGVPNLISTEFSPELHYKVDMLPWILCKGDWSRYHAVRPPNNGRRCADNPTEEEYLSQLQEAKEY; from the exons GTCTCCGCATCATCCGACCCGCGTTCAGTGGGGGACGAGGAGCTACCGCTGTCAGGCAAGGCGTGGGGGCTGAGGCGGAGCGGGCAGGCTGGCCCACGGCGGCACAGGCGCCGCGGGGTGGCTCAGCAGGCTCAGCAGGCTGCCAGGAGCCCGGCagtgccccagcccagcagcgcTGGCCGGGAGGAGAACCTGCCCTTCATGCTGGACCTGCAGAGCTTACCAGGGCTAGCCAACGTAGACCTGAGTGCACAGAACCCAAATATCCAG GTGACCATCGAAGTGGTGGATGATCCTCAGGCTGAGATGGAGATGGACTTGTTGAAGGAGACAAGCAATGACTGGTCTCTGATGTCCTCTGAGTGGTTGTCCCACAAGGACCTCTTCTGGCCCCTCTTCTGGGAATACACTGACCCtactgaggaggaggaagaggaggaggaagaagaagaagacgaggaggaggaggaagaggaggaggaagaggatgacaaCCTGGACggaggggacagggaggaggaagaggaagaggaggaggaagattaCACAGCAGAGTATGAGGAGGAGGAGTCCATACTCAGTGGAGTGGGAGGTGACTGGGACCAGCAGTGGCCCGGGCAGAAGAACTggatctttaaagaaaaatataattacg ACTATGAAGATGAGGAGGAGTGGAGCCCGTGGTCCCCTTGCAGCATCACCTGTGGCAGTGGCAACCAGAAGAGGACCCGGTCCTGTGGCTATGCCTGCACAGCGACGGAGTCAAGGACCTGTGACCTGCCACGCTGCCCTG gagcagagggggaaatGGTCTTCCCCACAGAGGAGGCACCTTTCAAAAGTGACAACACCACGGAGCTGTTCAACTCAG AGGTGGACAGCTGTGAGAAGTGGCTGAACTGCAAGAGTGACTTCCTCACAAAGTACCTGAGCAAGGTGCTGACAGAcctgcccagctgcccctgctcctACCCACTGGAGGCTGTCTACAGTGCCGTCAACCTGCGGGATGAGCAGCAGGGCAAGAGCTTCCGATGGCGGGACGCCAGTGGCCCTAAGGAGCGCCTGGACATCTACAAGCCAACGGCACGCTTCTGCCTGCGTTCCATGCTCTCCCTTGACAGCACCACCCTGgctgcccagcactgctgctaTGACGAGCACACCCATCTCATCACCCGTGGCAAGGGGGCTGGTGTCCCCAACCTCATCAGCACAGAATTCTCCCCAGAGCTGCACTACAAGGTGGACATGCTGCCCTGGATCCTCTGCAAAGGTGACTGGAGCCGCTACCATGCCGTCCGGCCCCCCAACAACGGGAGGCGGTGTGCAGACAACCCCACTGAGGAGGAGTacctctcccagctgcaggaggccAAGGAGTACTAG